The Leucoraja erinacea ecotype New England chromosome 29, Leri_hhj_1, whole genome shotgun sequence genome has a window encoding:
- the LOC129710938 gene encoding cystinosin-like has translation YLFCRAPTHIHFLVVHSRVLKIINMLIGWIYFLAWSISFYPQVLENWRRKSVIGLNFDFLALNLTGHLAYGVFNIGLFWIPCVKKLFLQCHPDGVNPVESNDVFFSLHAILFTFITIYQCFIYERGSQRVSKIATGFLVAAWLPAIIFIILASSGQITWLQLVYYFSYIKLGIVLIKYIPQACMNYRRKSTVGWCIWNTILDFVGGIFSLLQMSLQSYNNDEWMLIFGDPTKFGLGLVSILFDFIFMVQHYCLYNKAKGYLSLNDGESSVS, from the exons TATTTGTTTTGTAGGGCTCCAACACACATTCATTTTCTGGTGGTGCACAGCCGTGTCCTGAAGATTATAAATATGTTAATTGGTTGGATTTACTTCCTGGCATGGTCCATCTCTTTCTACCCCCAGGTTCTTGAAAACTGGAGACGTAAAAG TGTAATTGGATTGAATTTTGATTTTCTGGCATTGAATCTAACTGGCCATTTGGCATATGGAGTGTTTAACATTGGCCTCTTCTGGATTCCCTGTGTGAAG AAACTATTTCTTCAGTGCCATCCAGATGGAGTGAACCCTGTGGAATCAAATGATGTGTTTTTTAGTCTCCATGCAATCTTGTTCACTTTCATCACCATCTATCAATGTTTCATTTATGAG CGGGGGTCACAGAGAGTGTCTAAGATTGCAACTGGATTTCTCGTAGCTGCATGGCTGCCTGCTATAATCTTCATCATCCTGGCTTCAAGTGGTCAAATAACATGGCTCCAACTTGTCTACTATTTCTCCTACATCAAACTAGGCATTGTCCTCATTAAATACATTCCTCAG GCTTGTATGAACTATCGAAGGAAAAGTACAGTTGGCTGGTGCATTTGGAACACAATCCTGGACTTTGTTGGGGGTATTTTCAGCCTTCTACAGATGTCCTTGCAGTCCTACAACAATG ATGAGTGGATGCTGATCTTTGGAGATCCGACCAAGTTTGGCCTTGGACTGGTATCCATCTTGTTTGATTTCATCTTCATGGTGCAGCATTATTGTCTGTACAACAAAGCCAAAGGCTACTTGTCTCTGAATGATGGAGAATCTTCTGTGAGCTAA